In one window of Eggerthella guodeyinii DNA:
- a CDS encoding ATP-binding cassette domain-containing protein, which translates to MLDAQRFGVDEEPCLSVRHLSKRFGAGCPHCLGAAAQLERNVCPRCGTVHAVRDVSLDVFPGEIVGIVGESGSGKSSLMKCLFFDEEATEGDVRARPFDGGAANLLELSSQHQRAIRNTVFGMVYQNPYLGLRMDFSSLSNIAEQMIAAGNRHVGAMRDRGEELLERVNIPLSRAAEPPRNFSGGMQQRVQIAKALSNNPPILLLDEVTTGLDLSVQAAVLDLIQQIRRDFDVSMLVVSHDLGVIRMLADRTLVMLDGRVIESGLTDQILEDPQHAYTQQLVYSLL; encoded by the coding sequence ATGCTTGATGCGCAACGATTCGGCGTCGACGAGGAGCCGTGCCTGTCGGTGCGGCATCTGTCGAAGCGCTTCGGGGCGGGGTGCCCGCACTGCCTCGGCGCGGCCGCGCAGCTCGAGCGCAACGTGTGCCCGCGGTGCGGCACGGTACACGCCGTGCGCGACGTCAGCCTCGACGTGTTCCCGGGCGAGATCGTCGGCATCGTCGGCGAGTCGGGCAGCGGGAAATCGTCGCTCATGAAGTGCCTGTTCTTCGACGAGGAAGCCACCGAGGGCGACGTGCGTGCCCGCCCGTTCGACGGCGGCGCGGCGAACCTGCTGGAGCTGTCGTCCCAGCATCAGCGCGCCATCCGCAACACGGTGTTCGGCATGGTGTACCAGAACCCCTACCTGGGGCTGCGCATGGATTTCTCCAGCCTGTCGAACATCGCGGAGCAGATGATCGCGGCCGGCAACCGCCACGTGGGCGCCATGCGCGACCGCGGCGAGGAGCTGCTCGAGCGCGTGAACATCCCGCTCTCGCGCGCCGCCGAGCCGCCGCGCAACTTCTCCGGCGGCATGCAGCAGCGCGTGCAGATCGCCAAGGCGCTGTCGAACAACCCACCCATCCTCCTGCTCGACGAGGTGACCACGGGGCTCGACCTGTCCGTGCAGGCCGCCGTGCTCGACCTCATCCAGCAGATCCGCCGCGACTTCGACGTCAGTATGCTCGTGGTCAGCCACGATTTGGGCGTCATCCGCATGCTGGCCGACCGCACGCTCGTCATGCTGGACGGCCGCGTCATCGAAAGCGGCCTGACCGACCAGATCCTGGAAGACCCCCAGCACGCCTACACCCAGCAACTCGTCTATTCGCTGTTGTAG
- a CDS encoding phosphonate C-P lyase system protein PhnL has protein sequence MALLEIDGLSKTFLLHRVNRRVQGCQDIDFAIEPGQFVGITGRSGSGKSTILRCIWRTNLPERGRILYDSQRFGMLDLAQATQRQMLYLRAYELGYVSQFLNALPRQTAYDIVLKSALEAYGADERPRAEQETERMLRHFDLDENLWELYPRTFSGGEKLRLNIAAAMIKRPRLLLLDEPTASLDNASKLKVRALIEQLKAEGTTMLGIFHDLEFMEGLCDHEFNMQEGMMA, from the coding sequence ATGGCGCTTCTCGAAATCGACGGTCTGTCGAAGACGTTCCTGCTCCATCGCGTGAACCGCCGCGTGCAGGGGTGCCAGGACATCGACTTCGCCATCGAACCGGGCCAGTTCGTGGGCATCACGGGCCGCAGCGGCAGCGGCAAGTCCACCATCCTGCGCTGCATCTGGCGCACGAACCTGCCCGAGCGCGGCCGCATCCTGTACGACTCGCAGCGCTTCGGCATGCTCGACCTGGCGCAGGCCACGCAGCGCCAGATGCTGTACCTGCGCGCCTACGAGCTGGGGTACGTCTCGCAGTTCCTCAACGCGCTGCCGCGGCAAACGGCCTACGATATCGTGCTGAAAAGCGCGCTCGAGGCGTACGGCGCGGACGAGCGCCCCCGCGCCGAGCAGGAGACCGAGCGCATGCTGCGTCACTTCGACCTCGACGAGAACCTGTGGGAGCTGTATCCCCGCACGTTCTCGGGCGGCGAGAAGCTGCGCCTCAACATCGCCGCCGCCATGATCAAGCGCCCGCGCCTGCTGCTGCTCGACGAGCCCACCGCCTCGCTCGACAACGCGTCGAAGCTCAAGGTGCGCGCCCTCATCGAGCAGCTGAAAGCCGAGGGCACCACGATGCTCGGCATCTTCCACGACCTCGAATTCATGGAAGGCTTGTGCGATCATGAGTTCAACATGCAGGAAGGGATGATGGCGTGA
- a CDS encoding PHP domain-containing protein, with the protein MRRTDGSRETSGGAVALASGLDDGAPGALGKTDFHVHSTMSDGSDTFEQVLAQARERGIERLAFTNHDTTAGLAEARELGERMGVQVVGGIEVSAYGFERGRKVHVLGLGIEEGAPALAALCGPVLERRNANTHWQLDRLVEAGYAVDVERALELGRASTCLYKQHLMAALTDEPFTSEGYRTLYRSLFKNGGICDRDIDYVDARDAVQAIVEDGGLAVLAHPGQLDSYDLLPHLVACGLGGVERFHPDHGPADRERCAALAEEHGLVCTGGSDYHGRFGAVESVGVR; encoded by the coding sequence ATGCGGCGAACGGACGGTTCACGTGAAACATCGGGCGGGGCAGTGGCGTTGGCGTCGGGGCTTGACGACGGCGCGCCCGGGGCGCTCGGCAAAACCGACTTCCACGTGCATTCGACGATGTCCGACGGTTCGGACACGTTCGAGCAGGTGCTCGCCCAGGCGCGCGAGCGGGGCATCGAGCGCCTGGCGTTCACGAACCACGACACCACCGCCGGGTTGGCCGAGGCGCGCGAGCTGGGCGAGCGGATGGGCGTGCAGGTGGTGGGCGGCATCGAGGTGAGCGCCTACGGCTTCGAACGCGGACGCAAGGTGCACGTGCTGGGCCTGGGGATCGAGGAGGGCGCGCCCGCGCTGGCGGCTCTGTGCGGACCCGTGCTGGAGCGGCGCAACGCGAACACGCACTGGCAGCTCGATCGGCTGGTGGAAGCGGGCTACGCGGTGGACGTGGAGCGCGCGCTGGAACTGGGCCGCGCGTCGACGTGCCTGTACAAGCAGCACCTCATGGCCGCGCTGACCGACGAGCCGTTCACGAGCGAGGGCTATCGCACGCTGTACCGCAGCCTGTTCAAGAACGGCGGCATCTGCGACCGCGACATCGACTATGTGGACGCGCGCGACGCCGTGCAAGCCATCGTGGAAGACGGCGGCCTGGCCGTGCTCGCGCATCCCGGGCAGCTCGACAGCTACGACCTGCTGCCCCACCTCGTGGCATGCGGCCTCGGCGGCGTCGAGCGCTTCCATCCCGACCACGGGCCCGCCGACCGCGAGCGCTGCGCAGCGTTGGCGGAGGAGCACGGCCTCGTGTGCACGGGAGGGTCGGACTATCACGGACGCTTCGGGGCGGTGGAAAGCGTGGGGGTGAGGTAG
- a CDS encoding alpha-D-ribose 1-methylphosphonate 5-phosphate C-P-lyase PhnJ, translated as MQQRYNYAFFDEASKREIRRALIKGVSIPGYQVPFASREMPIGRGWGTGGLQITLAIIGPDDTLKVIDQGSDDSVNAVNIKKLVVDTTDVEVTDDTEEATLIQSRHRIPERPLDDGQILVLQVPTPEPLRSFEPSEAATKRLHAEADYTGAWLELFDQIVRYDATTTGADHPVLVNDRYVMAPSPIPRFDNLKLNQARHLTLLGAGREKKIYAVPPFTDVVPLDFEDYPFAVERFDGKRCRLCGATDVYLDELVDEATGETYHQCNDTNWCAQRRGEGAPHA; from the coding sequence ATGCAGCAGCGCTATAACTACGCGTTCTTCGACGAAGCGTCGAAGCGCGAAATCCGCCGCGCCCTCATCAAGGGCGTGTCCATCCCCGGCTACCAGGTGCCCTTCGCCTCGCGCGAGATGCCCATCGGCCGCGGCTGGGGAACGGGCGGCTTGCAGATCACGCTGGCCATCATCGGCCCCGACGACACGCTCAAGGTGATCGACCAGGGCTCCGACGACAGCGTGAACGCCGTCAACATCAAGAAGCTCGTCGTGGACACCACCGACGTGGAGGTGACCGACGACACGGAGGAGGCCACGCTCATCCAGTCGCGCCACCGCATTCCCGAGCGCCCGCTGGACGACGGCCAGATCCTCGTGCTGCAGGTGCCCACGCCCGAGCCGCTGCGCAGCTTCGAGCCCAGCGAGGCCGCCACCAAGCGCCTCCATGCCGAAGCCGACTACACCGGCGCGTGGCTCGAGCTGTTCGACCAGATCGTGCGGTACGACGCCACCACGACCGGCGCCGACCACCCCGTGCTGGTGAATGACCGCTACGTGATGGCACCGTCGCCCATCCCGCGCTTCGACAACCTCAAGCTCAACCAGGCGCGGCACCTCACGCTGCTGGGGGCCGGCCGCGAGAAGAAGATCTACGCCGTGCCGCCCTTCACCGACGTCGTCCCCCTCGACTTCGAGGACTACCCCTTCGCGGTGGAGCGCTTCGACGGGAAGCGCTGCCGCCTGTGCGGTGCCACGGACGTCTACCTCGACGAGCTCGTGGACGAAGCCACCGGCGAAACATACCACCAATGCAACGACACGAACTGGTGCGCGCAACGGCGCGGGGAAGGAGCGCCTCATGCTTGA
- a CDS encoding alpha-D-ribose 1-methylphosphonate 5-triphosphate diphosphatase: MDTNSCIIRGGTVVCADRALPDCDVVVIDGRIVAVEPTGASDFDAQPDATMGVLPVVDARGAYVVPGLIDIHSDYVENVASPRPSVVMDLSTSLYKADRELVSHGVTTIFHSLSVYGAHVFDHKPIRNFGNVSALIDRVAGLREGEERDHLIRHRLHMRVELDSVDLYDDIEGFLRSGKVDLVSFMDHTPGQGQYRDLLVFGDTLKGYRDVSDEEVRAIVRQQQESEKLTYAQITALASVARERGVSIASHDDDSEDKLAFMDGLEATISEFPISLDIARAARARGMHTIAGAPNVMLGHSHSGNLSAREAVQAGAIDVLCSDYYPAALLDAVFTLRDQCGLDITKAFALVTINPAKAAGIADEVGSIAVGKRADVLLVREISCGSCGSSCDGAARTMPVVTRAFVGGRSVFRSHYPDQPCGYGRDTEQLVSLEQLSRPLVEAV; encoded by the coding sequence ATGGACACCAATTCTTGCATCATTCGCGGCGGCACGGTGGTGTGCGCCGACCGCGCGCTTCCCGATTGCGACGTCGTGGTCATCGACGGGCGCATCGTCGCCGTCGAGCCCACCGGCGCATCCGACTTCGACGCGCAGCCCGACGCCACGATGGGCGTGCTGCCCGTGGTGGACGCGCGCGGCGCGTACGTGGTGCCCGGCCTCATCGACATCCACTCGGACTACGTGGAGAACGTGGCCTCGCCGCGTCCGAGCGTGGTCATGGACCTGTCCACGTCGCTGTACAAGGCCGACCGCGAGCTCGTGTCGCACGGCGTGACCACCATCTTCCACTCGCTGTCGGTGTACGGCGCGCACGTCTTCGACCACAAGCCCATCCGCAACTTCGGCAACGTGAGCGCCCTCATCGACCGCGTGGCGGGCCTGCGCGAAGGCGAGGAGCGCGACCACCTCATCCGCCATCGCCTGCACATGCGCGTCGAGCTGGACTCGGTCGACCTGTACGACGACATCGAGGGTTTCCTGCGCTCGGGCAAGGTGGACCTCGTGTCGTTCATGGACCACACGCCAGGGCAGGGCCAGTACCGCGACCTGCTCGTGTTCGGCGACACGCTCAAGGGCTACCGCGACGTCAGCGACGAGGAGGTGCGCGCCATCGTGCGCCAGCAGCAGGAGAGCGAGAAGCTCACGTACGCGCAGATCACCGCGCTGGCCAGCGTGGCCCGCGAGCGCGGCGTGTCCATCGCCTCGCACGACGACGACAGCGAGGACAAGCTGGCGTTCATGGACGGCCTCGAAGCCACCATCTCCGAGTTCCCCATCTCGCTCGACATCGCGCGCGCGGCGCGGGCGCGCGGCATGCACACCATCGCGGGCGCGCCGAACGTCATGCTGGGTCACAGCCACTCCGGCAACCTGAGCGCGCGCGAGGCCGTGCAGGCCGGCGCCATCGACGTGCTGTGCAGCGACTACTACCCGGCGGCGCTGCTGGACGCGGTGTTCACCCTGCGCGACCAGTGCGGGCTCGACATCACCAAGGCGTTCGCGCTCGTCACCATCAACCCGGCGAAGGCCGCGGGCATCGCCGACGAGGTGGGCTCCATCGCGGTGGGCAAGCGCGCCGACGTGCTGCTCGTGCGCGAGATCTCGTGCGGCTCGTGCGGTTCGTCCTGCGACGGCGCGGCGCGCACGATGCCCGTGGTCACCCGCGCGTTCGTGGGCGGGCGCTCGGTGTTCCGCTCGCACTATCCCGACCAGCCGTGCGGGTACGGGCGCGACACCGAGCAGCTCGTCTCGCTCGAGCAGCTGTCCCGCCCCCTGGTCGAGGCGGTGTAG
- a CDS encoding carbon-phosphorus lyase complex subunit PhnI, with the protein MGYVAVRGGGKAIEESLKLLEYERVSASSAWGTDEIENTFPELVDQVMGEASLYAPRLAALALKQAQGSPDEAVFLLRAFRSTLERPYVSRPVDTAQMRVARRVSAAFKDVPGGQVLGATRDYSHRLLAFDLETEGTEELAEKRAELAAHFEEAAEASVRDAAPAVMPRVLDYLRAQGLFAHVDADDADDAEPVDATMVPLSFPAPRSVRLQTLARGMTQAVEALGYAAIRGFGPAHPTVGELRSGRVAVAVDHPLEAGSADDAYYLGSIPVTEVESVFEDEGAADGGAGSDARSGGLSLAIGYGLVFGRAETKAIAMSVLDHCLEHGDARFPTEDEEFVLYHVDGVEATGFISHLKLPHYVTFQSKLSSVRGTRDQSAAESKEACDAAAL; encoded by the coding sequence ATGGGCTACGTTGCCGTCCGCGGTGGGGGCAAGGCTATCGAGGAGAGCCTCAAGCTGCTGGAATACGAGCGCGTCAGCGCGTCGTCCGCCTGGGGCACCGACGAGATCGAGAACACCTTCCCCGAGCTCGTCGACCAGGTGATGGGCGAGGCCTCGCTCTACGCGCCGCGCCTGGCCGCGCTGGCGCTCAAGCAGGCGCAGGGCTCGCCCGACGAGGCCGTGTTCCTGCTGCGCGCGTTCCGTTCCACGCTGGAGCGCCCCTACGTCTCGCGTCCGGTGGACACGGCGCAGATGCGCGTTGCCCGCCGCGTGTCGGCCGCGTTCAAGGACGTGCCTGGGGGCCAGGTGCTCGGCGCCACGCGCGACTACAGCCACCGGTTGCTGGCGTTCGATCTGGAAACCGAAGGCACCGAAGAGCTGGCCGAGAAGCGCGCCGAGCTGGCCGCCCACTTCGAAGAGGCCGCCGAAGCGTCCGTGCGCGATGCCGCTCCCGCGGTCATGCCGCGCGTGCTGGACTATCTGCGCGCCCAGGGCCTGTTCGCGCACGTCGACGCCGACGACGCCGACGACGCCGAGCCGGTGGACGCCACGATGGTGCCGCTGTCGTTCCCCGCGCCGCGCTCGGTGCGCCTGCAGACGCTCGCGCGCGGCATGACGCAGGCGGTGGAGGCGCTCGGCTACGCCGCCATCCGCGGCTTCGGCCCCGCGCACCCCACGGTGGGCGAGTTGCGCTCGGGCCGCGTGGCCGTGGCCGTGGACCATCCGCTCGAGGCGGGCTCCGCCGACGACGCGTACTACCTGGGCTCCATCCCGGTGACCGAGGTGGAAAGCGTGTTCGAGGACGAAGGCGCGGCCGACGGCGGCGCGGGCTCGGACGCGCGTTCCGGCGGCCTGTCGCTGGCTATCGGCTACGGGCTCGTGTTCGGCCGCGCCGAGACGAAGGCCATCGCCATGAGCGTGCTCGATCACTGCCTCGAACACGGAGATGCGCGGTTCCCCACCGAGGACGAGGAGTTCGTGCTCTACCACGTGGACGGCGTGGAAGCCACCGGCTTCATCTCGCACCTCAAGCTGCCCCACTACGTCACGTTCCAGTCGAAGCTGTCCAGCGTGCGCGGCACGCGCGACCAGTCCGCCGCCGAGTCGAAGGAGGCCTGCGATGCAGCAGCGCTATAA